The proteins below are encoded in one region of Caballeronia sp. SL2Y3:
- a CDS encoding PAAR domain-containing protein: protein MQFSGKRPIRVGDSTTHGGIVLPTSHEFSIFGRQVVTIGDRVMCPNCGITSIVEGDTQSLLDGANIALHGHRTSCGASLISSLAG, encoded by the coding sequence ATGCAATTTTCTGGCAAGCGTCCCATTCGCGTGGGTGATTCGACGACCCATGGCGGCATCGTGCTGCCCACCTCGCACGAGTTCAGCATTTTCGGGCGGCAAGTCGTCACCATAGGAGATCGCGTGATGTGCCCCAACTGCGGAATCACCAGTATCGTGGAAGGGGACACACAATCGCTTCTAGATGGCGCAAACATCGCGCTGCACGGTCATCGCACAAGTTGCGGCGCTTCCTTGATTTCTAGCTTGGCGGGGTGA